Proteins found in one Neomonachus schauinslandi chromosome 1, ASM220157v2, whole genome shotgun sequence genomic segment:
- the CCDC105 gene encoding coiled-coil domain-containing protein 105 produces MPVLIPPAERSQDTRIGAPAWREAAKAITQKAHHLTDRCGQEAVTMWQPKDSVRDPHVARHLCRAAYILPWRFRVEMLKGGGTLEKPPPGEGVTLWKGKMKPPAWHALLPLPMHRDARALQTAEVVHAHARGARLTAARLCRAQHQINGQLRLLLRQREATDRRLSEVRKGLLINQQSLKLRGYRPKSEKVPDKADCMLTWEKEELKSMKRKMEKDMEKSEALLKALASCHDTLAFCCKERLQAVDLMNQPLDKVLEQAGRHSWVNLSRVPSPRTQGQKTPPPDPVGTYTPECATALYEAKRLLMESKDTLLEMTKNEEDVREQQQEISDRVCASLAQKMRETLELKERMNMTLGLMRGTIHRCTKFNQEMYIARGLIKGPLSKRHLETREKLDRPLVRVYQRHVGTQLPEASRLAQDTDKLQRHISHVEKNLKELLATHKNLTGSLNCKKIGYEVDYNVVRLRLRQRHPHMCYEQAQRLVKDWDPRTPPRVESDAATK; encoded by the exons ATGCCCGTGTTGATACCCCCAGCTGAGCGTAGCCAGGACACCCGCATAGGGGCTCCAGCATGGCGCGAGGCAGCCAAGGCCATCACGCAGAAGGCGCACCACCTGACCGACCGCTGCGGGCAGGAGGCAGTGACCATGTGGCAACCCAAGGACAGCGTGAGGGACCCACACGTGGCGCGCCATCTCTGCCGCGCTGCCTACATTCTGCCCTGGCGTTTCCGCGTGGAGATGCTCAAGGGCGGTGGCACCTTGGAGAAGCCGCCGCCGGGCGAGGGCGTCACGCTGTGGAAGGGCAAGATGAAGCCCCCCGCCTGGCACGCCCTCCTGCCGCTGCCCATGCACCGCGATGCGCGGGCCCTGCAGACTGCCGAGGTGGTGCACGCGCACGCGCGCGGAGCGCGCCTCACCGCCGCCCGCTTGTGCCGCGCGCAGCACCAGATCAATGGACAGCTGCGGCTGCTGCTTCGCCAGCGGGAAGCTACCGACCGCAGGCTCAGCGAGGTGCGCAAAGGCCTGCTCATTAACCAGCAGAGCCTCAAGCTTCGGGGCTACCGGCCCAAGTCTGAGAAG GTCCCTGACAAAGCTGACTGTATGCTTacctgggagaaggaggagctAAAGAGCATGAAgaggaagatggaaaaagatatggaaaaatcAGAGGCTCTGCTCAAG GCCCTGGCGTCCTGCCACGACACTCTGGCCTTCTGCTGTAAGGAGAGGCTCCAAGCTGTGGACTTAATGAACCAGCCACTGGATAAGGTTCTGGAGCAGGCTGGCCGCCACTCCTGGGTGAACCTCTCCCGCGTCCCTTCCCCGCGCACTCAGGGCCAGAAAACGCCTCCCCCAGACCCTGTGGGCACTTATACCCCAG AGTGCGCCACTGCGCTGTACGAAGCCAAGCGACTGTTGATGGAGTCCAAGGACACCTTGCTAGAAATGACAAAGAACGAGGAGGACGTCCGGGAGCAACAACAAGAGATAAGCGATCGCGTGTGCGCCTCGCTGGCACAGAAGATGCGTGAGACCTTGGAGCTGAAG GAAAGAATGAATATGACCTTAGGACTAATGAGGGGAACTATCCATCGGTGCACGAAATTCAACCAGGAAATGTACATCGCTCGTGGCCTCATCAAG GGTCCTCTGTCAAAACGTCACCTGGAGACTCGAGAGAAACTGGACAGACCTCTGGTTCGAGTGTATCAGAGACACGTGGGCACCCAACTCCCCGAAGCCTCCCGCCTCGCCCAG gacaCTGACAAGCTGCAGCGCCACATCTCGCACGTGGAAAAAAACCTGAAGGAGCTGCTCGCCACGCACAAGAACCTCACCGGGAGCCTCAACTGCAAGAAGATCGGGTATGAAGTGGACTACAATGTAGTGCGCCTGCGCCTTCGCCAGCGGCACCCGCACATGTGCTACGAGCAGGCGCAGCGCCTAGTCAAAGACTGGGACCCGCGCACGCCGCCGCGCGTCGAGTCAGATGCTGCCACAAAGTGA